One window of Dysgonomonas mossii genomic DNA carries:
- a CDS encoding CPBP family intramembrane glutamic endopeptidase yields MESLHKIWSRYFSYNWQFGLALILLFGVPRFILVLDANMSGGYGTAFIIFFIMWFTPFIFLTRKGRREIGFKRPNNYLRLLYSFALGALACGAIYGLFYLFYGNTISNSLVYISKASTSVVLDDSHRLIFFLIAAIPSMLFSPIGEEFLYRGVIHGSFVPKFGETKASLFDSLAFALTHLAHFGIIFDAGVWKLLPVPALLWILSMFAVSRLFFACKQMCDSIFGAVLSHAGYNFAMMYFIFYHIL; encoded by the coding sequence ACGTTATTTCAGCTATAATTGGCAATTTGGTCTTGCGCTAATTCTGTTGTTTGGTGTTCCTCGTTTTATTTTGGTGTTGGATGCGAACATGTCGGGCGGATATGGCACAGCTTTTATCATCTTTTTCATCATGTGGTTCACCCCTTTTATTTTTCTCACTCGGAAGGGCAGGAGAGAAATTGGCTTTAAGCGTCCTAACAATTACCTTCGTTTGCTTTATTCTTTTGCCTTAGGCGCATTGGCGTGCGGAGCTATATACGGGCTGTTTTATCTTTTTTATGGCAATACAATCAGCAATTCGCTTGTCTATATCTCGAAAGCCAGCACGTCTGTCGTGTTGGACGATAGTCATCGGCTTATCTTCTTCCTTATTGCAGCTATACCGAGTATGCTATTCAGCCCTATCGGCGAAGAATTTCTGTACAGAGGGGTAATACACGGTAGCTTTGTACCCAAGTTTGGCGAAACGAAGGCTTCTCTCTTTGATAGCCTCGCTTTTGCATTAACGCATTTGGCTCATTTCGGAATCATTTTTGATGCAGGGGTGTGGAAATTGCTTCCTGTTCCGGCACTGTTGTGGATACTGTCAATGTTTGCTGTCAGTCGACTATTTTTTGCGTGCAAGCAGATGTGTGACTCTATATTTGGAGCTGTGCTGTCGCATGCCGGATATAACTTTGCGATGATGTACTTTATCTTTTATCACATCTTATGA
- the def gene encoding peptide deformylase, whose amino-acid sequence MTSNEKSLINSGSADTPFRVLQTDNQKDSLFLRKKSIDLDAKNIATNKDLQLLIDRLQMTLAVESGVGIAAPQVGIGRNLFLFLRIDQKGMPVQVAINPRIVGHSAETFLFERDGCLSVPELSGTTNRYTWVDVEYYDDNGTLIKERLSGGSRGADFTGVIFQHEYDHLQGILFTDRLATAVSPEVQKED is encoded by the coding sequence ATGACAAGCAACGAAAAATCACTGATAAATAGCGGAAGTGCAGATACTCCGTTCAGAGTATTACAAACCGACAACCAAAAAGATTCTCTTTTCCTCAGAAAAAAAAGCATCGATCTGGATGCGAAGAACATTGCGACCAACAAAGACCTGCAACTACTTATCGACCGCCTGCAAATGACACTTGCCGTAGAGTCGGGAGTAGGAATAGCAGCTCCGCAGGTGGGTATCGGGCGCAACCTGTTCCTTTTCTTGCGTATCGACCAAAAAGGAATGCCTGTGCAAGTAGCCATCAATCCACGTATTGTAGGTCATTCGGCTGAGACATTCCTCTTCGAAAGAGACGGATGCCTTTCTGTGCCGGAACTATCGGGCACAACGAATCGCTACACATGGGTAGATGTGGAGTATTACGACGATAACGGAACGCTTATAAAAGAAAGACTAAGCGGCGGCTCACGTGGCGCAGACTTTACGGGCGTGATATTTCAGCACGAGTACGACCACCTGCAAGGTATATTGTTTACCGACAGACTGGCTACTGCCGTTTCTCCTGAGGTTCAGAAAGAGGATTGA
- a CDS encoding RNA polymerase sigma factor: MKETKERDEQFLEMIRQNEGIIFKVASFYVDKEHPIGDLYQEVVLNLWKGYPSFRGESKYSTWIYRIALNTCVSFYRRNRINVSYVDISTDIPDVVDNNEEIQELYKLINRLGKIERALVLLYLDDKPYKEIAEITGLSVTNVATKLSRIKDKLKQMSNGEN; encoded by the coding sequence ATGAAAGAAACGAAGGAAAGGGATGAGCAATTCTTAGAGATGATACGCCAAAACGAGGGTATTATCTTCAAGGTAGCTTCCTTCTATGTCGACAAAGAGCATCCGATCGGCGATCTTTATCAAGAAGTCGTACTCAACCTATGGAAAGGGTATCCGTCGTTCAGGGGCGAAAGCAAGTATTCGACCTGGATATATAGGATTGCGCTCAATACCTGTGTGTCTTTCTATCGCAGGAATAGAATTAATGTTTCCTATGTAGATATATCGACAGATATTCCCGACGTGGTAGACAACAATGAAGAAATACAAGAATTGTACAAATTAATCAACCGTTTAGGAAAAATCGAACGCGCCCTAGTCTTACTCTATCTCGACGATAAACCGTACAAGGAGATAGCCGAAATCACAGGGCTTTCTGTGACAAATGTGGCAACCAAACTGAGCCGCATAAAAGATAA